One window of Gemmatimonadales bacterium genomic DNA carries:
- a CDS encoding ABC transporter ATP-binding protein: MSLVVLRNLSKHFQRDSQPITVFDDLDLEFAEGSFTALMGPSGSGKSTLLNLVAGLDRPSAGTVTVGGVEVSAMGPGQLADWRARHVGFVFQSYNLLPVLTAYQNVELPLLLTRLSKAERHEHVMTALGVVGLTDRAEHFPRQLSGGQEQRVAIARAIVSDPTIILLDEPTGQLDAKSAAEILELLQRLNREYHKTILMVTHDPHAAQAAGRSLHLDKGVLTA, translated from the coding sequence TTGTCCCTCGTCGTGCTCCGGAACCTGAGCAAGCATTTTCAGCGCGATTCGCAGCCCATTACCGTCTTCGACGACCTGGACCTGGAGTTCGCCGAGGGCAGCTTCACCGCGCTGATGGGACCGTCGGGCAGCGGGAAGTCCACGCTGCTCAACCTGGTGGCCGGTCTCGACCGGCCCAGCGCCGGGACGGTCACGGTGGGCGGCGTGGAGGTGAGCGCCATGGGGCCCGGCCAGCTCGCCGACTGGCGGGCGCGGCACGTGGGCTTCGTCTTCCAGTCGTACAACCTGCTGCCGGTTCTGACCGCGTATCAGAACGTCGAGCTGCCGCTGCTGCTGACGCGCCTCTCCAAGGCGGAGCGCCACGAGCACGTGATGACCGCGCTGGGCGTGGTGGGCCTCACCGACCGCGCCGAGCATTTCCCGCGGCAGCTCTCGGGCGGGCAGGAGCAGCGGGTCGCGATCGCGCGGGCGATCGTGTCGGACCCCACGATCATCCTGCTCGACGAGCCGACCGGGCAGCTCGACGCGAAGTCGGCGGCCGAGATCCTGGAGCTGCTGCAGCGGCTGAACCGCGAGTACCACAAGACGATCCTGATGGTCACGCACGACCCGCACGCGGCGCAGGCCGCGGGCCGCAGCCTGCACCTCGACAAGGGAGTGCTGACCGCGTGA
- a CDS encoding fatty acid desaturase gives MTSTPGPDGPVPAPSVALDILAPYKRPDWKRSLWQVVDTAVPLAALWLLMLLVVDRAYWLTLLLAVPAAAFLIRLFIIQHDCGHGAFFPSSRISNLTGFLIGICTLTPYDYWRKIHAMHHATSGNLERRGFGDIDTLTVREYRERSWWQRLRYRLYRNPLVLFGIGPPIHFVIRHRLPTLVPRSWKRERRSIYWTDLGLAATVGVMALTIGLRRFLMVQLPITLLASSLGVWLFYIQHQFRETYWEHEPQWDYLAAGMRGSSYYALPRVLQWLTGNIGLHHIHHLNSRIPNYRLQQCLDENPVLQRVTRLTLRHSLACVFLKLWDEERGTLVGYGSARRALDGGRLAGPGADRGAAAGD, from the coding sequence GTGACGTCCACGCCCGGCCCCGACGGCCCCGTCCCGGCTCCCTCGGTTGCGCTCGACATCCTGGCGCCCTACAAGCGTCCGGATTGGAAGCGAAGCCTGTGGCAGGTCGTGGACACGGCCGTGCCGCTCGCCGCCCTCTGGCTGCTGATGCTGCTGGTGGTCGACCGGGCGTACTGGCTCACGCTGCTGCTGGCGGTGCCGGCGGCGGCGTTCCTCATCCGGCTGTTCATCATCCAGCACGACTGCGGGCACGGGGCCTTCTTCCCGTCGTCGCGGATCAGCAACCTCACCGGGTTCCTGATCGGGATCTGCACCCTGACGCCATACGATTACTGGCGGAAGATCCACGCCATGCACCACGCGACCTCGGGCAATCTCGAGCGGCGCGGCTTCGGCGACATCGACACCCTCACGGTCCGGGAGTACCGCGAGCGGAGCTGGTGGCAGCGGCTCCGCTACCGGTTGTATCGCAATCCGCTCGTCCTGTTCGGCATCGGTCCTCCGATCCACTTCGTCATCCGGCACCGGCTGCCCACCCTGGTGCCGCGCTCGTGGAAGCGGGAGCGTCGCAGCATCTACTGGACCGACCTGGGGCTGGCGGCGACGGTGGGGGTGATGGCGCTGACGATCGGGCTGAGGCGTTTCCTCATGGTGCAGCTGCCCATCACGCTGCTCGCGTCGTCGCTCGGCGTGTGGCTGTTCTACATCCAGCACCAGTTCCGGGAGACGTACTGGGAGCACGAGCCCCAGTGGGACTACCTCGCGGCCGGGATGCGGGGCAGCTCCTACTACGCGTTGCCGCGGGTGCTGCAGTGGCTGACGGGCAACATCGGCCTGCACCACATCCACCATCTGAACAGCCGGATCCCCAACTACCGTCTCCAGCAGTGCCTGGACGAGAATCCGGTGTTGCAGCGCGTGACGCGGCTCACGCTGCGGCACAGCCTGGCGTGCGTGTTCCTGAAGCTGTGGGACGAGGAGCGGGGCACGCTGGTGGGCTATGGGAGCGCGCGGCGGGCGCTGGACGGCGGGCGCCTGGCCGGGCCAGGAGCTGACCGCGGGGCGGCGGCGGGGGATTGA
- a CDS encoding efflux RND transporter periplasmic adaptor subunit, with the protein MTTPSPDLSRLTINRDVPARGVRRALRTSVLIAAGALVLIAAAVWALRRGGAPVVRVATATLVGGGPSGGSGVVANGYVVARTQAAVSAKLPGRLAYLGVSEGSHVVAGQLIARLDNADYTAAVGQAQANVAAEQATLIEARADRDELVREARRAHDVHAQNAQLISQQGLDSADSRAAQAVARAQAESSRVDAAAAALGVARANLENTLIRAPFTGTVLSKDAEVGEVVAPSVGGGLTRGAVVTMADFATLEVEVDVNEAYISGIRTGEPARITLDAYPDTTFRGSVRLVVPTADRQKATVQVKVSILDHDPRILPEMGARVEFLAGARGAAAATSRPRVSVPADAVHTDGAETVVWVVANGRLERRIVDAGPTSGGMREVRSGLAGGETLLVGGVESPSPGLRVRVKP; encoded by the coding sequence ATGACCACCCCCTCGCCCGATCTTTCGCGCCTGACCATCAATCGGGACGTCCCCGCCCGCGGAGTCCGGCGGGCGTTGCGCACCTCGGTGCTCATCGCCGCGGGGGCGCTCGTCCTCATCGCCGCCGCCGTGTGGGCCCTGCGGCGCGGCGGGGCGCCGGTGGTGCGCGTGGCGACCGCGACGCTGGTGGGCGGTGGGCCGTCGGGCGGCTCGGGCGTCGTGGCCAACGGCTACGTCGTGGCGCGCACGCAGGCCGCGGTGTCGGCCAAGCTGCCGGGCCGCCTGGCGTACCTCGGCGTGTCCGAAGGCTCGCACGTCGTGGCGGGACAGCTGATCGCACGCCTCGACAACGCCGACTACACCGCGGCGGTCGGGCAGGCGCAGGCGAACGTCGCGGCCGAGCAGGCGACGCTGATCGAGGCGCGCGCGGACCGCGACGAGCTGGTGCGCGAGGCGCGCCGGGCCCACGACGTCCATGCGCAGAACGCGCAGCTCATTTCGCAGCAGGGCCTCGATTCGGCCGACAGCCGCGCCGCGCAGGCGGTGGCCCGCGCGCAGGCGGAGTCGTCGCGCGTGGACGCGGCGGCCGCCGCGCTCGGCGTGGCCCGCGCCAACCTGGAGAACACGCTGATCCGGGCCCCGTTCACGGGCACCGTGCTGAGCAAGGACGCGGAGGTGGGCGAGGTGGTGGCGCCGTCGGTGGGCGGCGGCCTCACGCGCGGCGCCGTCGTCACCATGGCCGACTTCGCGACGCTCGAGGTGGAGGTGGACGTCAACGAGGCGTACATCTCGGGCATCCGTACGGGCGAGCCCGCGCGGATCACGCTCGACGCCTACCCCGACACCACGTTCCGCGGGTCCGTGCGCCTGGTCGTGCCGACGGCCGACCGCCAGAAGGCCACCGTGCAGGTGAAGGTGTCCATCCTCGACCACGACCCGCGCATCCTGCCGGAGATGGGCGCTCGCGTGGAGTTCCTGGCGGGCGCGCGCGGCGCCGCCGCGGCGACGTCCCGCCCGCGGGTCAGCGTGCCGGCCGATGCCGTCCATACCGACGGCGCGGAGACGGTCGTCTGGGTGGTGGCGAACGGCCGGCTCGAGCGCCGCATCGTGGACGCCGGTCCCACGAGCGGCGGCATGCGCGAGGTGCGTTCGGGGCTCGCGGGCGGCGAGACGCTGCTGGTGGGCGGCGTCGAGAGCCCGTCGCCCGGCCTGCGGGTGAGGGTGAAGCCGTGA
- a CDS encoding cold-shock protein, translated as MAQGTVKWFNDAKGFGFVQQDGGQDVFVHHTAIIAEGFRSLSEGDRVEFEVKQGPKGLQAANVRKITA; from the coding sequence ATGGCGCAGGGAACGGTGAAGTGGTTCAATGACGCGAAGGGTTTCGGGTTCGTCCAGCAGGACGGCGGCCAGGACGTCTTCGTGCATCACACCGCGATCATCGCAGAGGGATTCCGCTCGCTCTCGGAAGGCGATCGGGTGGAGTTCGAGGTCAAGCAGGGCCCGAAGGGCCTGCAGGCCGCGAACGTGCGGAAGATTACGGCCTGA